One Scomber japonicus isolate fScoJap1 chromosome 1, fScoJap1.pri, whole genome shotgun sequence DNA window includes the following coding sequences:
- the LOC128380068 gene encoding phenazine biosynthesis-like domain-containing protein 1: MEIPVFTLDSFTNLPFKGNPAAVCPLMHELTDELYQRIAAEINLSETAFITRIRPSDDFTKASRFCLRWFTPTTEVNLCGHATLAAAAVLFKYKKNVNSTLVFETKSGELLVTQQGEGFVMDFPLNPPTKQDPNEFRDIIKVALGDRPVQEVHLNSTTKKLLVRLPDDCDRSVLTSLKIDSTALECSERSGRVKGLIITMKGSPECQPGYDFYSRYFAPWAGIPEDPVTGSAHTVLGSYWSEKLGKNKLLAYQCSKRGGELELKVRDDGRINIAGQVVTVLQGTITV; the protein is encoded by the exons ATGGAGATTCCAGTATTTACTCTGGATTCTTTCACCAATTTACCTTTCAAGGGAAACCCAGCTGCAGTTTGTCCGCTGATGCAT GAGCTGACTGATGAATTGTATCAGAGGATAGCAGCAGAGATAAACCTGTCAGAAACAGCTTTCATCACCAGAATCAGACCCTCTGACGACTTCACCAAGG CATCAAGGTTCTGCCTTCGATGGTTCACACCCACCACTGAGGTCAATCTGTGTGGTCATGCCACTCTGGCTGCTGCAGCAGTGCTGTTCAAGTACAAGA AAAACGTGAATAGCACATTGGTGTTTGAGACTAAGAGTGGAGAGCTGCTCGTCACCCAGCAGGGGGAAGGCTTTGTCATGGATTTTCCTCTCAACCCACCTACCAAGCAG GATCCCAATGAATTTAGAGACATCATCAAG GTGGCATTAGGAGACCGACCAGTCCAGGAGGTTCATCTGAACTCAACCACTAAGAAACTGCTGGTTAGACTGCCTGACGACTGTGACag GTCAGTGCTAACTAGTCTGAAAATCGACAGTACCGCTCTTGAATGCAGTGAGAGGAGTGGGAGAGTGAAAGGTCTAATCATCACTATGAAAG GATCTCCAGAATGCCAGCCAGGATATGACTTTTACTCCAGGTATTTTGCTCCGTGGGCCGGTATCCCAGAGGATCCTGTCACTG GTTCTGCCCACACTGTACTTGGAAGCTACTGGTCTGAGAAACTTGGAAAGAATAAATTGTTgg cTTACCAGTGCTCCAAACGAGGTGGGGAGCTGGAACTAAAAGTGAGAGACGATGGAAGAATCAACATAGCTGGACAGGTTGTCACTGTGCTGCAGGGAACAATCACAGTATAA